In Aphelocoma coerulescens isolate FSJ_1873_10779 chromosome 3, UR_Acoe_1.0, whole genome shotgun sequence, a single window of DNA contains:
- the EIF4A3 gene encoding eukaryotic initiation factor 4A-III, with protein sequence MAGSAGSAGSSARKRLMKEEDMTKVEFETSEEVDVTPTFDTMGLREDLLRGIYAYGFEKPSAIQQRAIKQIIKGRDVIAQSQSGTGKTATFSISVLQCLDIQVRETQALILAPTRELAVQIQKGLLALGDYMNVQCHACIGGTNVGEDIRKLDYGQHVVAGTPGRVFDMIRRRSLRTRAIKMLVLDEADEMLNKGFKEQIYDVYRYLPPATQVVLISATLPHEILEMTNKFMTDPIRILVKRDELTLEGIKQFFVAVEREEWKFDTLCDLYDTLTITQAVIFCNTKRKVDWLTEKMREANFTVSSMHGDMPQKERESIMKEFRSGASRVLISTDVWARGLDVPQVSLIINYDLPNNRELYIHRIGRSGRYGRKGVAINFVKNDDIRILRDIEQYYSTQIDEMPMNVADLI encoded by the exons atGGCGGGGTCCGCGGGGTCCGCGGGCAGCTCGGCGCGGAAGCGCCTCATGAAGGAGGAGGACATGACCAAGGTGGAGTTCGAGACCAGCGAGGAGGTGGACGTGACGCCCACCTTCGACACCATGGGCCTGCGGGAGGACCTGCTGCGCGGCATCTACGCCTACG GGTTCGAGAAGCCGTCGGCCATCCAGCAGCGAGCCATCAAGCAGATCATCAAGGGCAGGGACGTGATCGCCCA GTCACAGTCGGGAACAGGGAAGACAGCAACATTCTCCATCTCTGTTCTACAATGCCTGGATATACAG GTTCGCGAGACACAGGCCTTGATCCTGGCACCAACTCGGGAGCTGGCTGTGCAGATTCAGAAG GGGCTTCTCGCCCTGGGAGACTACATGAACGTGCAGTGCCACGCCTGCATCGGGGGCACCAACGTGGGGGAGGATATCCGCAAGCTGGATTATGGGCAGCACGTTGTGGCTGGCACCCCAGGCCGGGTGTTTG ATATGATTCGTCGCAGAAGTTTAAGAACTCGTGCCATCAAAATGCTGGTTTTGGATGAAGCAGATGAAATGCTCAATAAAG GCTTCAAGGAGCAGATTTATGATGTGTACAGATACCTGCCCCCAGCCACACAGGTGGTTCTGATCAGCGCCACTTTGCCACATGAAATCTTGGAAATGACCAACAAATTCATGACAGACCCCATCCGCATCTTGGTGAAACG TGATGAGTTGACCCTCGAAGGAATCAAGCAGTTTTTCGTGGCTGTGGAGAGGGAAGAGTGGAAGTTTGACACCTTGTGTGATCTCTACGACACACTGACCATCACCCAGGCTGTCATCTTTTGTAACACCAAGAGAAAG GTCGACTGGCTCACAGAGAAGATGAGGGAAGCCAACTTCACAGTTTCATCCATGCATGGGGACATGCCCCAGAAGGAGAGAGAGTCCATCATGAAAGAGTTCAGATCTGGCGCGAG CCGAGTTCTTATTTCCACAGACGTTTGGGCTCGAGGCCTGGATGTGCCTCAGGTGTCGCTGATCATTAACTACGACCTGCCCAACAACAGAGAGCTCTACATCCACAG AATCGGCCGCTCGGGCAGGTACGGCCGGAAAGGCGTCGCCATCAACTTTGTGAAGAACGACGACATCCGCATCCTGCGGGACATCGAGCAGTACTACTCCACCCAGATCGACGAGATGCCCATGAACG TCGCTGATCTTATCTGA